A section of the Schistosoma haematobium chromosome ZW, whole genome shotgun sequence genome encodes:
- the PDZRN3B gene encoding E3 ubiquitin-protein ligase PDZRN3-B, variant 2 (EggNog:ENOG410ISD6~COG:O), with translation MHHDFIVENIIGDYMVACPWRALGCDFIGQLSLLPGHKKTCVMNPSSMPPALRAHTSASLNQVNSNQSLDLKSCKNNQQSSVKVSFVFQSQLPLNTITTAEGIIDGNQCPNIHSIESRNGSSSYDDAHEESLILVSDDEANLPPAPPPSLLFRLYHNSDSNSRGLLCDFIQNGSNTTTQSSSTNNKNKNSPNKRGRKK, from the exons ATGCATCATGATTTTATTGTGGAAAATATAATAGGTGATTATATG GTCGCATGTCCTTGGCGTGCACTCGGGTGTGATTTTATTGGCCAGTTATCCCTTTTACCCGGTCATAAGAAAACATGTGTCATGAATCCAAGTTCTATGCCTCCAGCTCTACGTGCTCATACCTCAGCTTCCTTAAATCAAGTTAATAGCAATCAATCTCTAGATCTGAAATCTTGTAAAAATAATCAACAGTCGTCAGTAAAAGTTAGTTTTGTGTTTCAGTCACAACTTCCTTTGAATACAATTACAACGGCAGAGGGAATTATTGATGGTAATCAATGTCCCAATATTCATAGTATTGAGTCAAGAAATGGCTCAAGTTCGTACGACGATGCTCATGAAGAAAGTCTTATACTTGTTAGTGATGATGAAGCTAATTTACCGCCTGCTCCACCACCCAGTCTTTTGTTCCGACTATACCATAATTCTGATTCTAATAGTCGTGGGTTATTATGTGATTTTATACAAAATGGTTCAAATACTACAACTCAGTCCTCTAGTACTAACAATAAAAACAAGAATAGCCCTAATAAACGAGGACgtaaaaaataa
- the PDZRN3B gene encoding E3 ubiquitin-protein ligase PDZRN3-B, variant 3 (EggNog:ENOG410ISD6~COG:O), giving the protein MNPSSMPPALRAHTSASLNQVNSNQSLDLKSCKNNQQSSVKVSFVFQSQLPLNTITTAEGIIDGNQCPNIHSIESRNGSSSYDDAHEESLILVSDDEANLPPAPPPSLLFRLYHNSDSNSRGLLCDFIQNGSNTTTQSSSTNNKNKNSPNKRGRKK; this is encoded by the coding sequence ATGAATCCAAGTTCTATGCCTCCAGCTCTACGTGCTCATACCTCAGCTTCCTTAAATCAAGTTAATAGCAATCAATCTCTAGATCTGAAATCTTGTAAAAATAATCAACAGTCGTCAGTAAAAGTTAGTTTTGTGTTTCAGTCACAACTTCCTTTGAATACAATTACAACGGCAGAGGGAATTATTGATGGTAATCAATGTCCCAATATTCATAGTATTGAGTCAAGAAATGGCTCAAGTTCGTACGACGATGCTCATGAAGAAAGTCTTATACTTGTTAGTGATGATGAAGCTAATTTACCGCCTGCTCCACCACCCAGTCTTTTGTTCCGACTATACCATAATTCTGATTCTAATAGTCGTGGGTTATTATGTGATTTTATACAAAATGGTTCAAATACTACAACTCAGTCCTCTAGTACTAACAATAAAAACAAGAATAGCCCTAATAAACGAGGACgtaaaaaataa
- the N4BP1_1 gene encoding NEDD4 binding protein 1, variant 2 (EggNog:ENOG410V6FF~COG:S) translates to MKTLDNESNPLSLLTNSSKIKSDKSLQPRLRPIIIDGSNVSFAHGKQKEFSVQGIRLALDYFKKRGHKDIVIVVPRHYQGKGGRYFDELEHSGMLTYTPSRTLNQERQAVYDDRVILQLAADKNAVIISNDQYRDLMSENAKFRKLIETRLLPYVMSGNTFLLPEDPYGPKGPSLSECLTISNSTKD, encoded by the exons ATGAAAACACTGG ATAATGAATCGAACCCATTGTCTTTATTAACAAATTCTTCTAAGATAAAGTCAGATAAATCGTTACAACCTCGCTTAAGACCCATTATAATTGACGGTAGTAATGTGAGTTTCGC CCATGGAAAACAAAAAGAATTCAGTGTTCAGGGAATTCGTCTAGCCTTAGATTACTTCAAAAAACGTGGCCATAAAGATATAGTTATTGTAGTACCTAGACATTATCAAGGCAAAGGTGGCCGTTATTTCGATGAACTTGAGCATTCTGGTATGTTGACTTATACACCATCACGAACTTTGAATCAAGAAAGACAAGCAGTGTATGATGATCG CGTAATCTTGCAATTGGCAGCTGATAAGAATGCAGTCATCATATCCAATGATCAATATCGTGATCTTATGTCGGAAAATGCTAAATTTAGAAAACTTATTGAAACAAG ACTACTTCCATACGTAATGTCAGGGAACACATTTCTTCTTCCTGAAGATCCTTACGGCCCTAAAGGTCCATCCTTATCTGAATGTTTAACAATATCAAATTCAACCAAGGATTAA
- the N4BP1_1 gene encoding NEDD4 binding protein 1 (EggNog:ENOG410V6FF~COG:S): MSVYVTIPYPTENLDVLFCRLENCYGVSAALSQDKLKICGTADKLNAAQDYALRFISPESVSISTITSMDCLELFSNPTIIYHFELTYNIVIIIKKSNVLIIKGCARGIRRFSRILHLLESFLKVKCAHLSDLKVSILKTLCEKYSVNYNGLQCTNAMKLALINYFISLEKPEATVISDSLLVDSAVENVHFVEAYRKCEASNSESINLDNESNPLSLLTNSSKIKSDKSLQPRLRPIIIDGSNVSFAHGKQKEFSVQGIRLALDYFKKRGHKDIVIVVPRHYQGKGGRYFDELEHSGMLTYTPSRTLNQERQAVYDDRVILQLAADKNAVIISNDQYRDLMSENAKFRKLIETRLLPYVMSGNTFLLPEDPYGPKGPSLSECLTISNSTKD, encoded by the exons ATGTCAGTTTATGTTACCATTCCATATCCGACGGAAAATCTGGATGTATTATTTTGTCGGCTTGAAAATTGTTATGGAGTATCTGCAGCATTATCTCAAGATAAACTTAAAATATGCGGAACTGCAGATAAACTGAATGCAGCTCAA GATTACGCACTGCGTTTTATTAGTCCAGAATCGGTTTCAATTAGTACGATTACTTCAATGGATTGTTTGGAATTATTCAGTAATCCaacaataatttatcattttgaacTGACGTACAATATTgtcataattattaaaaaatctAATGTATTGATCATTAAAGGATGTGCACGTGGAATCAGACGTTTTTCACGAATTTTACATTTATTAGAGTCATTTTTAAAAGTCAAATGTGCTCATTTAAGCGATTTAAAAGTCTCAATTTTGAAGACATTATGTGAGAAGTATTCCGTGAACTATAATGGTTTACAGTGCACTAACGCAATGAAGCTAGCTctcataaattatttcatttcctTAGAAAAACCTGAGGCTACTGTAATTTCTGATAGTCTCTTAGTTGATTCAGCAGTTGAAAATGTACATTTTGTAGAGGCTTATCGTAAGTGTGAAGCAAGTAACTCAGAATCAATTAATCTAG ATAATGAATCGAACCCATTGTCTTTATTAACAAATTCTTCTAAGATAAAGTCAGATAAATCGTTACAACCTCGCTTAAGACCCATTATAATTGACGGTAGTAATGTGAGTTTCGC CCATGGAAAACAAAAAGAATTCAGTGTTCAGGGAATTCGTCTAGCCTTAGATTACTTCAAAAAACGTGGCCATAAAGATATAGTTATTGTAGTACCTAGACATTATCAAGGCAAAGGTGGCCGTTATTTCGATGAACTTGAGCATTCTGGTATGTTGACTTATACACCATCACGAACTTTGAATCAAGAAAGACAAGCAGTGTATGATGATCG CGTAATCTTGCAATTGGCAGCTGATAAGAATGCAGTCATCATATCCAATGATCAATATCGTGATCTTATGTCGGAAAATGCTAAATTTAGAAAACTTATTGAAACAAG ACTACTTCCATACGTAATGTCAGGGAACACATTTCTTCTTCCTGAAGATCCTTACGGCCCTAAAGGTCCATCCTTATCTGAATGTTTAACAATATCAAATTCAACCAAGGATTAA